In Isoptericola jiangsuensis, the following proteins share a genomic window:
- a CDS encoding ABC transporter substrate-binding protein, with translation MKSTRRTTALALAGALTLGAALTACSADDGQGTAPAEAEETSDEPVTIQVAIDEGLEEGAVEAVKTRIDEFEAEHPNITVETQEYTWVGTTFAADLAGGTLPDVFTVPFTDGRGLIERQQIADISGLVAELPYAADLNPNVAAAGQSSDGGQWAMPIAAYGQAIHYNRGIFTEAGLDPDAPPTTWDEVREAAATISEKTGKTGFAEMTSSNTGGWILTTLVYAMGGRGEQVDGDTATATVDTPEYAKALEYLKAMRWDDDSMGDEFLYDWGTSHADFGAGKIGMFVSGGGDYGNLATQNAMNPDDYGVTVLPLEGDDAAVLGGGTLAAVNAKATPAEQAAAVQWIDFYYMAKLTDEQAAVADAQATADQGQPVGVPILPVFDQESEEQRQAWIADLTNVPLEQFAPYSDFIYDQPLEAEPPVATQDLYAALDPVVQAVLTDEDADVAALLAEAEANVQNLIDRG, from the coding sequence ATGAAGTCAACGCGACGCACCACCGCGCTCGCCCTCGCCGGGGCGCTGACCCTCGGAGCCGCGCTCACCGCGTGCAGCGCCGACGACGGGCAGGGCACCGCCCCCGCGGAGGCCGAGGAGACGTCCGACGAGCCGGTGACGATCCAGGTCGCCATCGACGAGGGCCTGGAGGAGGGGGCGGTCGAGGCCGTCAAGACGCGCATCGACGAGTTCGAGGCGGAGCACCCGAACATCACGGTGGAGACCCAGGAGTACACCTGGGTGGGCACGACGTTCGCGGCGGACCTCGCCGGCGGCACCCTGCCCGACGTCTTCACCGTCCCGTTCACGGACGGCCGCGGGCTGATCGAGCGGCAGCAGATCGCCGACATCTCGGGGCTCGTCGCGGAGCTGCCGTACGCGGCCGACCTCAACCCGAACGTCGCCGCGGCCGGGCAGTCCTCCGACGGCGGGCAGTGGGCGATGCCGATCGCCGCCTACGGCCAGGCCATCCACTACAACCGGGGGATCTTCACCGAGGCGGGTCTCGACCCCGACGCCCCGCCGACCACATGGGACGAGGTCCGCGAGGCCGCGGCGACGATCAGCGAGAAGACCGGCAAGACGGGCTTCGCGGAGATGACGTCGTCGAACACGGGTGGCTGGATCCTCACGACCCTGGTCTACGCGATGGGCGGCCGGGGCGAGCAGGTCGACGGCGACACGGCGACCGCGACCGTGGACACCCCCGAGTACGCGAAGGCGCTGGAGTACCTGAAGGCCATGCGCTGGGACGACGACTCGATGGGCGACGAGTTCCTCTACGACTGGGGCACCAGCCACGCCGACTTCGGCGCCGGCAAGATCGGGATGTTCGTCTCGGGCGGCGGCGACTACGGCAACCTCGCCACGCAGAACGCGATGAACCCCGACGACTACGGCGTCACCGTGCTCCCGCTGGAGGGCGACGACGCCGCCGTGCTGGGCGGCGGCACGCTGGCCGCCGTCAACGCCAAGGCGACGCCCGCCGAGCAGGCCGCCGCGGTCCAGTGGATCGACTTCTACTACATGGCGAAGCTGACGGACGAGCAGGCCGCCGTGGCCGACGCGCAGGCCACCGCCGACCAGGGTCAGCCCGTGGGCGTGCCCATCCTGCCGGTGTTCGACCAGGAGTCGGAGGAGCAGCGCCAGGCCTGGATCGCGGACCTCACCAACGTGCCGCTGGAGCAGTTCGCGCCCTACAGCGACTTCATCTACGACCAGCCGCTCGAGGCGGAGCCGCCGGTCGCGACGCAGGACCTGTACGCCGCGCTCGACCCGGTGGTGCAGGCCGTCCTCACGGACGAGGACGCCGACGTGGCCGCGCTGCTGGCGGAAGCCGAGGCGAACGTGCAGAACCTCATCGACCGGGGATGA
- a CDS encoding carbohydrate ABC transporter permease, with protein MTMALHATSVPSSGTVPDGGAPAPATTSPRRRPRRTPLTWVRGGGLSTLVVALPLIVVFGLFSWFPIVRAVVMSFQYTNLVQPAEWVGLDNFTYVLGDPLLGTAVRNTLYFAGLALVLGYPVPLVAAVLMSEVRRAKGLYSALAYLPVVVPPVVAVLLWKTFYDASETGVFNTILGGVGLGPFPWLQDPSWAMPSLVLEATWAAAGGTVIIYLAALTGVAPELYDAAEVDGAGVWRKVWHVTLPQLRGVLFVTFILQIIGTAQVFTEPYLFTGGGPANSTTTILLMIYNYAFGGRGDYGAATALSLLLALVLAVLSAVYFRLTAKWSD; from the coding sequence ATGACGATGGCCCTGCACGCCACGAGCGTCCCGTCGTCGGGCACCGTGCCCGACGGCGGGGCGCCCGCCCCCGCCACGACGTCGCCCCGGCGGCGGCCCCGGCGCACACCCCTGACGTGGGTCCGCGGCGGCGGCCTGTCCACGCTGGTCGTCGCGCTGCCCCTGATCGTCGTGTTCGGCCTGTTCTCCTGGTTCCCGATCGTGCGCGCGGTCGTCATGAGCTTCCAGTACACGAACCTCGTGCAGCCCGCCGAGTGGGTCGGCCTGGACAACTTCACGTACGTGCTGGGCGACCCGCTGCTGGGCACGGCCGTGCGCAACACCCTGTACTTCGCCGGCCTGGCGCTCGTGCTCGGGTACCCCGTGCCGCTGGTCGCCGCCGTCCTCATGAGCGAGGTGCGGCGTGCCAAGGGCCTGTACTCGGCGCTCGCCTACCTGCCGGTGGTGGTGCCGCCCGTCGTGGCGGTGCTGCTGTGGAAGACCTTCTACGACGCGTCCGAGACCGGGGTGTTCAACACCATCCTCGGAGGGGTCGGCCTCGGGCCGTTCCCGTGGCTCCAGGACCCGTCGTGGGCGATGCCGTCCCTCGTGCTGGAGGCGACGTGGGCCGCCGCGGGCGGCACCGTCATCATCTACCTCGCCGCGCTCACCGGGGTCGCGCCCGAGCTGTACGACGCCGCCGAGGTCGACGGGGCGGGCGTGTGGCGCAAGGTCTGGCACGTCACCCTGCCGCAGCTGCGGGGCGTGCTGTTCGTGACGTTCATCCTGCAGATCATCGGCACCGCGCAGGTGTTCACCGAGCCGTACCTGTTCACCGGCGGCGGTCCGGCGAACTCCACGACGACCATCCTGCTGATGATCTACAACTACGCGTTCGGCGGGCGCGGCGACTACGGCGCGGCGACCGCGCTCAGCCTCCTGCTCGCCCTCGTCCTGGCGGTGCTGTCCGCCGTGTACTTCCGGCTCACCGCGAAGTGGAGCGACTGA
- a CDS encoding carbohydrate ABC transporter permease, with protein sequence MAVTTPARRRATPPAERGLVSGSDLRRRSVRTTWRTAHVALLVSLVVVGLGPILWLFKAAVTPTQDTLRTPMALFPHGVDWANLSEAWTRFEIDHYFFNTLWLALGSWFVQLLVAVSGGYVLAVLRPRYAPALTALVLSTLFVPAVVLLVPLYLTVLDVPVLHVSLVNTFWAVWLPAGASAFNVLLVKRFFDNLPGEIFEAARVDGAGPFRVGWSIVLPMSRPILGVVSVFAFISAWKDFLWPLLVLRDVAKQPLSVRLPALQDYVELDVFLAALAISTVIPIVIFLLFQRTFLSGAGMSGAVKG encoded by the coding sequence ATGGCCGTCACCACCCCCGCCCGCCGTCGCGCGACCCCGCCGGCCGAGCGCGGCCTCGTCTCCGGCTCCGACCTGCGCCGACGCAGCGTCCGCACCACGTGGCGCACCGCGCACGTCGCGCTGCTCGTCTCGCTCGTCGTCGTGGGGCTCGGCCCGATCCTGTGGCTTTTCAAGGCCGCGGTCACCCCCACGCAGGACACGCTGCGCACCCCGATGGCGCTGTTCCCGCACGGCGTGGACTGGGCCAACCTGTCCGAGGCCTGGACCCGGTTCGAGATCGACCACTACTTCTTCAACACCCTGTGGCTGGCGCTCGGCTCGTGGTTCGTGCAGCTCCTCGTGGCCGTCAGCGGCGGCTACGTCCTGGCGGTGCTGCGCCCCCGGTACGCCCCGGCGCTGACCGCCCTGGTGCTGTCCACCCTGTTCGTGCCCGCCGTCGTGCTGCTCGTCCCGCTGTACCTCACGGTCCTCGACGTGCCCGTGCTGCACGTGTCGCTCGTCAACACGTTCTGGGCGGTGTGGCTGCCCGCCGGTGCCAGCGCGTTCAACGTGCTGCTCGTCAAACGGTTCTTCGACAACCTGCCCGGCGAGATCTTCGAGGCCGCGCGCGTCGACGGCGCCGGGCCGTTCCGGGTCGGCTGGTCGATCGTGCTGCCGATGTCGCGGCCGATCCTCGGCGTCGTGTCCGTCTTCGCGTTCATCAGCGCGTGGAAGGACTTCCTGTGGCCCCTGCTGGTGCTGCGCGACGTCGCCAAGCAGCCGCTGTCGGTGCGCCTGCCGGCGCTGCAGGACTACGTGGAGCTCGACGTGTTCCTCGCGGCGCTCGCGATCTCCACCGTCATCCCCATCGTGATCTTCCTGCTGTTCCAGCGCACGTTCCTGTCGGGCGCGGGGATGAGCGGCGCGGTCAAGGGGTGA
- a CDS encoding helix-turn-helix domain-containing protein, giving the protein MTQQDRAATSGSPRQVRYRGRHLPMIAVVVAATIATALAYRGMVLFGLEVAHMTPVEAYGMAGFLEVSLVAVALMARNAALEGRPYGVLLTLTWVLSGTSGVFAALHEVAVPTESTPYMVVFRFVPPLVAALMWHLALVGERHMVTGHTLDERRRESRVHQYVTALEQWRDARVDSSGSASDLRKVRAAHQNQRAARDGALKLLTVEDFERRMQVWVERLEAAERHGNRLDLIGASSVKRGTARGPLSPADAAAAERQSAPVPVAEARELTALVTESARDAAPARPAEAPAVAATTTAPGVADDDQPYVPDTAFEDLEFGASVRKALGNRDSLPWDQPAPEDAAAPAVEPPTATGHTRRVEVFDLVQRGAAAEQAQAAVETAGATADDDPTAERDRRIVDLSRQGYNQREIAEQVDVSRSVVSRVVRRYKDQQPAGDEDRQLVDA; this is encoded by the coding sequence GTGACACAGCAGGACCGGGCCGCGACGAGCGGCTCGCCGCGACAGGTGCGTTACCGAGGGCGGCACCTGCCGATGATCGCCGTCGTCGTCGCGGCGACGATCGCGACCGCGCTGGCCTACCGCGGCATGGTCCTGTTCGGCCTCGAGGTCGCGCACATGACGCCCGTCGAGGCGTACGGCATGGCGGGCTTCCTCGAGGTCAGCCTCGTGGCGGTCGCGCTCATGGCGCGCAACGCCGCGCTCGAGGGCCGCCCCTACGGCGTCCTGCTGACCCTCACGTGGGTGCTGTCCGGCACGTCCGGCGTGTTCGCCGCGCTGCACGAGGTCGCGGTCCCCACCGAGTCCACCCCCTACATGGTGGTGTTCCGGTTCGTCCCGCCGCTGGTCGCCGCCCTCATGTGGCACCTCGCGCTCGTGGGCGAGCGGCACATGGTCACCGGCCACACCCTGGACGAGCGCCGCCGCGAGAGCCGCGTCCACCAGTACGTCACCGCCCTGGAGCAGTGGCGCGACGCCCGCGTCGACAGCTCCGGCAGCGCCTCCGACCTGCGCAAGGTCCGTGCCGCCCACCAGAACCAGCGCGCGGCCCGCGACGGCGCGCTCAAGCTCCTGACGGTCGAGGACTTCGAGCGCCGCATGCAGGTGTGGGTGGAGCGCCTGGAGGCCGCCGAGCGGCACGGCAACCGCCTCGACCTCATCGGGGCGAGCTCGGTCAAGCGCGGGACCGCCCGCGGCCCGCTGAGCCCGGCCGACGCCGCGGCCGCCGAGCGGCAGTCGGCCCCGGTCCCCGTCGCCGAGGCCCGCGAGCTCACCGCGCTCGTCACCGAGTCGGCCCGGGACGCCGCACCTGCCCGCCCCGCCGAGGCGCCCGCCGTCGCGGCGACCACCACCGCACCCGGCGTCGCCGACGACGACCAGCCCTACGTGCCGGACACCGCGTTCGAGGACCTGGAGTTCGGCGCGAGCGTCCGCAAGGCGCTCGGCAACCGCGACTCCCTGCCCTGGGACCAGCCCGCGCCCGAGGACGCCGCCGCGCCCGCCGTCGAGCCGCCGACCGCGACCGGTCACACCCGCCGGGTCGAGGTGTTCGACCTCGTGCAGCGCGGCGCCGCCGCCGAGCAGGCCCAGGCGGCCGTCGAGACCGCCGGTGCCACCGCCGACGATGACCCGACCGCCGAGCGGGACCGCCGCATCGTCGATCTCTCGCGGCAGGGCTACAACCAGCGTGAGATCGCCGAGCAGGTGGACGTCTCCCGGTCGGTCGTCAGCCGCGTCGTGCGCCGCTACAAGGACCAGCAGCCCGCCGGCGACGAGGACCGCCAGCTCGTCGACGCCTGA
- a CDS encoding alpha-N-arabinofuranosidase, giving the protein MADARITLHPDFRRGTVDRRLFGSFVEHLGRAVYTGIYEPGHESSDEHGFRRDVADLTRELGVSMVRYPGGNFVSNYVWEDAVGPVGQRKPFLDLAWRTVEPNLVGTDEFLQWAEREGVEPMMAVNLGTRGVAAAAALVEYCNGEAGTRWADLRIAHGRTEPYGVRLWCLGNEMDGPWQIGHKDAHEYGKLAAEAGKAMKLVDPSISLVVCGSSSMQMPTFGDWERTVLSYTYDLVDHISMHAYYEEVGGDRGSFLASGTAMDRFIDRVVASADAVGAERRSDKKITISFDEWNVWYLETRFPGETNLPIQRDAPRIIEDVYSGLDAVVVGDLLVTLLNHADRVPVAALAQLVNVIAPIMTEPGGEAWRQPTFHPFATTARLAHGTALDVRVDATAYDTARHGSVPTVTAAATVGDDGTLGLFVTNRSDREVEVDLAHVGAALELTEGWRMVADHEQAVHGPEHAAKVADACWSVVDTSAVVVGTVTGSTTVRLAPESWTAFAGTFARV; this is encoded by the coding sequence ATGGCTGACGCCCGCATCACCCTCCACCCCGACTTCCGCCGCGGCACGGTCGACCGTCGCCTCTTCGGCTCGTTCGTCGAGCACCTCGGCCGCGCCGTCTACACCGGCATCTACGAGCCCGGCCACGAGAGCTCCGACGAGCACGGGTTCCGCCGCGACGTCGCCGACCTCACCCGCGAGCTCGGCGTGTCGATGGTGCGCTACCCGGGTGGCAACTTCGTCTCCAACTACGTCTGGGAGGACGCCGTCGGCCCCGTCGGGCAGCGCAAGCCGTTCCTCGACCTCGCGTGGCGCACCGTCGAGCCCAACCTGGTCGGCACGGACGAGTTCCTCCAGTGGGCCGAGCGCGAGGGCGTCGAGCCGATGATGGCCGTCAATCTCGGGACCCGGGGCGTCGCCGCGGCCGCCGCGCTCGTCGAGTACTGCAACGGCGAGGCCGGCACCCGGTGGGCCGACCTGCGCATCGCCCACGGCCGCACCGAGCCCTACGGCGTGCGCCTGTGGTGCCTCGGCAACGAGATGGACGGCCCCTGGCAGATCGGCCACAAGGACGCCCACGAGTACGGCAAGCTCGCCGCCGAGGCGGGCAAGGCCATGAAGCTCGTCGACCCGTCGATCTCGCTCGTCGTCTGCGGCTCCTCGTCCATGCAGATGCCGACCTTCGGCGACTGGGAGCGCACCGTGCTGTCGTACACCTACGACCTGGTCGACCACATCTCCATGCACGCCTACTACGAGGAGGTCGGCGGTGACCGCGGGTCGTTCCTCGCGTCGGGCACCGCCATGGACCGATTCATCGACCGCGTCGTCGCCTCCGCCGACGCCGTGGGCGCCGAGCGCCGCTCCGACAAGAAGATCACCATCTCGTTCGACGAGTGGAACGTCTGGTACCTCGAGACCCGCTTCCCGGGCGAGACCAACCTGCCGATCCAGCGCGACGCCCCGCGCATCATCGAGGACGTCTACTCCGGTCTCGACGCCGTCGTCGTCGGCGACCTGCTCGTGACCCTGCTCAACCACGCCGACCGCGTCCCCGTGGCCGCGCTGGCCCAGCTGGTCAACGTCATCGCGCCGATCATGACCGAGCCCGGCGGCGAGGCCTGGCGCCAGCCCACGTTCCACCCGTTCGCCACGACGGCACGGCTCGCGCACGGCACGGCGCTGGACGTCCGCGTGGACGCGACGGCGTACGACACCGCCCGGCACGGCTCCGTCCCGACCGTCACCGCTGCCGCCACGGTGGGCGACGACGGCACGCTCGGCCTGTTCGTCACCAACCGCTCGGACCGCGAGGTCGAGGTCGACCTCGCCCACGTCGGCGCCGCCCTGGAGCTCACCGAGGGCTGGCGGATGGTCGCCGACCACGAGCAGGCGGTGCACGGCCCGGAGCACGCCGCGAAGGTCGCCGACGCCTGCTGGTCGGTGGTCGACACCTCCGCCGTCGTCGTCGGCACCGTCACGGGCTCGACGACGGTGCGCCTCGCCCCGGAGTCGTGGACGGCGTTCGCCGGCACGTTCGCCCGGGTCTGA
- a CDS encoding LacI family DNA-binding transcriptional regulator has protein sequence MAVTMHDVARRAGVSIKTVSNVVNDYPHVRAETRRRVQEAIDSLGYRLNTTARNLRQGRTGMIGLALPELSLPYFAELADSVMRAAEERGVVVLLEQTGAQRERELQALDSPQRRLTDGLLFSPLALEPEETDRLEVDYPMVLLGERMFGPVDHVTMANVEASRAATLHLVERGCRRIAVIGAHPGETMGSARLRFDGYRRALAEAGLPFDPDLVAEAGLWHRSTGAAAMTRLLDAGTVMDGVFGMNDALALGALHVLHSRGVPVPQDVAVIGFDDIDDARYSEPLLSSVAPGREQIARTAVDMLLERIEGSTVEPRRVVASFEIVARESSLLGRRAH, from the coding sequence GTGGCAGTGACCATGCACGACGTCGCGCGCCGCGCCGGCGTCTCCATCAAGACCGTGTCGAACGTCGTGAACGACTACCCGCACGTGCGTGCCGAGACACGTCGGCGCGTGCAGGAGGCGATCGACTCCCTCGGATACCGGCTCAACACGACCGCGCGCAACCTGCGCCAGGGGCGGACCGGGATGATCGGCCTGGCGCTTCCGGAGCTCTCGCTGCCCTACTTCGCCGAGCTGGCGGACTCGGTCATGCGTGCCGCCGAGGAGCGCGGGGTCGTCGTCCTCCTCGAGCAGACGGGCGCCCAGCGTGAGCGGGAGCTGCAGGCGCTCGACTCGCCCCAGCGACGCCTCACCGACGGGCTGCTGTTCTCCCCGCTCGCTCTCGAGCCGGAGGAGACGGACCGTCTGGAGGTCGACTACCCGATGGTCCTGCTGGGCGAGCGGATGTTCGGCCCGGTCGACCACGTGACCATGGCGAACGTCGAGGCATCCCGGGCGGCGACGCTGCACCTGGTCGAGCGCGGGTGCCGTCGGATCGCCGTCATCGGCGCCCACCCGGGCGAGACCATGGGGTCGGCCCGTCTCCGCTTCGACGGATACCGTCGGGCGCTGGCCGAGGCCGGTCTGCCGTTCGACCCGGATCTCGTGGCCGAGGCCGGCCTCTGGCACCGCTCCACGGGTGCAGCGGCCATGACACGACTGCTGGATGCCGGGACGGTGATGGACGGGGTGTTCGGCATGAACGACGCCCTGGCCCTGGGGGCCCTGCACGTGCTGCACTCCCGTGGCGTCCCGGTGCCGCAGGACGTCGCGGTGATCGGCTTCGACGACATCGACGACGCCCGCTACTCGGAGCCGCTGCTGAGCTCCGTCGCGCCAGGGCGCGAGCAGATCGCCCGCACGGCCGTGGACATGCTGCTGGAGCGGATCGAGGGGTCCACGGTGGAGCCGCGCCGTGTGGTCGCCTCGTTCGAGATCGTCGCCCGGGAGTCCAGCCTGCTGGGACGACGAGCGCACTGA
- a CDS encoding ABC transporter substrate-binding protein yields MRISQRRGAQVAVAALAAGALLTACSSDGSGEGGDGSTEAAGGDATCTNEIVNPDATQVSVWAWYPAFESVVDHFNETHDDVQVCWTNAGQGADEYNKFSTTIEAGSGAPDVIMLESEILPTYTILNSLADLSEFGAGELESQFTTGAWSDVVSGDSVYAVPVDGGPMGMLYRADIFEEYGVEPPTTWDEFAQAGQDLRDAGYEGYITNYPTNGNALNYALFAQNGWTPFAYDPANPQEIGIEVATPEAEQVLSYWKGLIDEGLVSTDDAFTSDYNTSLVDGTYAVYLAAAWGPGYLQGLSDADSEAEWKAAPLPQWDTNDPTQVNWGGSTFAVTEQASDKQAAYTVASELFGNMDAWELGIDEAALFPQWNEALESDFFVNKEYEFFGGQQINKDVFLEAANGYEGFSFSPFQVYAYDQQTQALFDMVESGGDAATTLQTIQDALVSYAQQQGFTVK; encoded by the coding sequence ATGCGCATCTCACAACGCCGTGGAGCACAGGTCGCCGTGGCCGCGCTGGCGGCCGGAGCGCTGCTCACCGCCTGCTCGTCGGACGGTTCCGGCGAGGGCGGTGACGGAAGCACGGAGGCAGCGGGCGGTGACGCGACCTGCACCAACGAGATCGTCAACCCGGACGCCACGCAGGTCTCCGTGTGGGCCTGGTACCCCGCGTTCGAATCCGTGGTCGACCACTTCAACGAGACGCACGACGACGTCCAGGTCTGCTGGACGAACGCCGGTCAGGGCGCTGACGAGTACAACAAGTTCTCGACCACCATCGAGGCCGGATCCGGCGCGCCGGACGTCATCATGCTCGAGTCGGAGATCCTGCCGACGTACACGATCCTGAACTCGCTCGCCGACCTGTCGGAGTTCGGTGCAGGCGAGCTGGAGAGCCAGTTCACCACCGGCGCCTGGTCCGACGTCGTCAGCGGCGACTCGGTCTACGCCGTGCCCGTCGACGGCGGCCCGATGGGCATGCTGTACCGGGCCGACATCTTCGAGGAGTACGGCGTCGAGCCGCCCACGACGTGGGACGAGTTCGCCCAGGCGGGTCAGGACCTGCGGGACGCCGGCTACGAGGGCTACATCACCAACTACCCGACCAACGGCAACGCGCTGAACTACGCGCTGTTCGCGCAGAACGGGTGGACCCCGTTCGCGTACGACCCCGCGAACCCGCAGGAGATCGGCATCGAGGTCGCCACGCCGGAGGCGGAGCAGGTCCTGTCGTACTGGAAGGGCCTGATCGACGAGGGCCTCGTGTCCACGGACGACGCGTTCACCTCGGACTACAACACCAGCCTCGTCGACGGCACCTACGCCGTCTACCTGGCGGCCGCATGGGGCCCGGGCTACCTCCAGGGGCTCTCCGACGCCGACTCCGAGGCCGAGTGGAAGGCCGCGCCGCTGCCGCAGTGGGACACCAACGACCCCACCCAGGTCAACTGGGGCGGCTCCACCTTCGCGGTGACCGAGCAGGCGTCCGACAAGCAGGCCGCGTACACGGTGGCGTCCGAGCTGTTCGGCAACATGGACGCCTGGGAGCTCGGCATCGACGAGGCCGCCCTCTTCCCGCAGTGGAACGAGGCGCTCGAGTCCGACTTCTTCGTGAACAAGGAGTACGAGTTCTTCGGCGGGCAGCAGATCAACAAGGACGTGTTCCTCGAGGCCGCGAACGGCTACGAGGGCTTCTCCTTCAGCCCGTTCCAGGTCTACGCCTACGACCAGCAGACGCAGGCGCTGTTCGACATGGTGGAGTCCGGTGGTGACGCCGCCACCACGCTGCAGACCATCCAGGACGCTCTCGTGTCCTACGCCCAGCAGCAGGGCTTCACCGTCAAGTGA
- a CDS encoding carbohydrate ABC transporter permease → MTTSSAAVDRGAGPVTTGERGTSSRRTASTSTIDSKRQWWGWLFVAPFTVVFLLFLIIPLGYAFWMSLHNKGLATGGESVFVGLDNYVRAFTDPVFLEGLLRVAKFVVVMVPIQIGLALLCALVLDTLATRLSKASRLLIFVPYAVPAVIGALMWGFLYSPRFGPATDVFGLFGMTAPNFLSSSMIFASLVNIVTWQWVGYYMIIIYAALRTIDPSIYEAARIDGANGLQTAVRIKVPMVSSSMVMVVVFSLIGTLQFFTEPTVLRSVAQGAIPPDYTPNMYAYSLAFSYSQFNYASTIAFALGIFVFIGSYIFLYLTRKQSGLK, encoded by the coding sequence ATGACAACGTCGTCGGCAGCAGTCGACCGAGGCGCCGGACCCGTCACGACGGGCGAGAGGGGCACGAGCTCCCGCCGGACGGCCTCGACCAGCACCATCGACAGCAAGCGGCAGTGGTGGGGATGGCTCTTCGTCGCCCCGTTCACCGTCGTGTTCCTGCTGTTCCTCATCATCCCGCTCGGCTACGCGTTCTGGATGAGCCTGCACAACAAGGGGCTCGCGACCGGCGGAGAGTCCGTCTTCGTCGGCCTCGACAACTACGTGCGAGCGTTCACCGACCCCGTCTTCCTCGAGGGGTTGCTGCGGGTCGCCAAGTTCGTGGTCGTCATGGTCCCGATCCAGATCGGGCTCGCGCTCCTGTGCGCGCTGGTGCTGGACACCCTGGCGACCCGGCTGTCCAAGGCGTCGCGCCTGCTCATCTTCGTGCCGTACGCGGTCCCCGCGGTCATCGGTGCGCTGATGTGGGGCTTCCTCTACAGCCCGCGGTTCGGCCCGGCCACCGACGTCTTCGGGCTCTTCGGCATGACCGCACCGAACTTCCTCAGCTCGTCGATGATCTTCGCCTCCCTGGTCAACATCGTGACCTGGCAGTGGGTGGGCTACTACATGATCATCATCTACGCGGCGCTGCGGACGATCGACCCGTCGATCTACGAGGCCGCGCGCATCGACGGGGCGAACGGCCTCCAGACGGCGGTGCGCATCAAGGTGCCGATGGTGTCGTCGTCGATGGTCATGGTCGTCGTCTTCTCGCTCATCGGGACCCTGCAGTTCTTCACCGAACCGACGGTGCTGCGCTCCGTGGCGCAGGGCGCGATCCCCCCGGACTACACGCCGAACATGTACGCCTACTCCCTGGCGTTCTCCTACAGCCAGTTCAACTACGCGTCCACGATCGCGTTCGCACTGGGCATCTTCGTGTTCATCGGGTCGTACATCTTCCTGTACCTGACCCGCAAGCAGAGCGGACTCAAGTGA
- a CDS encoding carbohydrate ABC transporter permease, whose amino-acid sequence MTTDTSTSPAPTQRERRPGRGAKGGRRIGSHAFLVLMALYFVVPLWFLVVGSTKTNSGLFVGSGGALWFNDDFSLVDNIRGLFEHQGGIYWIWLRNSFIYALAGGIGATVLAILAGYGLAKYHFKGRTAYFTVLLGSVMVPLTALTIPTFVLLSDIGLINTMWAVILPSLLSPIGVYLVRVYSQEAIPSEMLDAGRVDGAGEVRLFVQVALPLLRPAIVTVLLLTTVFSWNNFFLPLAVLRDTDLLPVTVGLNQWQALSNAGAGGEQVWNLIVTGAFVSIIPLIAAFLGLQKYWQGGLSLGSIK is encoded by the coding sequence ATGACGACGGACACCTCCACCAGCCCGGCCCCGACGCAGCGTGAGCGCCGCCCTGGCAGGGGTGCGAAGGGCGGCCGCCGGATCGGCTCGCACGCGTTCCTGGTGCTCATGGCCCTGTACTTCGTCGTCCCCCTGTGGTTCCTCGTGGTGGGGTCCACCAAGACGAACAGCGGTCTGTTCGTCGGTTCCGGCGGGGCGCTGTGGTTCAACGACGACTTCTCCCTCGTGGACAACATCCGGGGGCTCTTCGAGCACCAGGGCGGCATCTACTGGATCTGGCTGCGCAACTCGTTCATCTACGCGCTCGCCGGCGGCATCGGTGCCACCGTGCTCGCGATCCTCGCCGGGTACGGGCTCGCGAAGTACCACTTCAAGGGGCGTACCGCGTACTTCACCGTGCTGCTCGGGTCCGTCATGGTTCCGCTGACGGCGCTGACGATCCCGACCTTCGTGCTGCTGAGCGACATCGGGCTCATCAACACGATGTGGGCCGTCATCCTGCCGTCGCTGCTCAGTCCCATCGGGGTCTACCTCGTGCGGGTGTACTCCCAGGAGGCGATCCCGAGCGAGATGCTCGACGCCGGACGCGTCGACGGTGCCGGGGAGGTGCGGCTCTTCGTCCAGGTGGCCCTGCCGCTGCTGCGACCCGCGATCGTCACGGTGCTGCTGCTGACCACGGTGTTCAGCTGGAACAACTTCTTCCTGCCGCTCGCGGTGCTGCGCGACACCGACCTACTGCCCGTGACGGTCGGCCTCAACCAGTGGCAGGCCCTCTCCAACGCCGGCGCCGGCGGCGAACAGGTGTGGAACCTCATCGTGACCGGTGCGTTCGTGTCGATCATCCCGCTGATCGCGGCGTTCCTCGGCCTGCAGAAGTACTGGCAGGGCGGGCTCTCCCTCGGGTCGATCAAGTAG